One Rhodohalobacter sp. SW132 DNA segment encodes these proteins:
- the tsaD gene encoding tRNA (adenosine(37)-N6)-threonylcarbamoyltransferase complex transferase subunit TsaD, producing MNILGIESSCDETAAAVLSDGKVLSNVIASQTVHEQFGGVVPELASRAHNKTIWATVDQAIETAGVTMPDIDAIAVAKGPGLMGSLLVGLGFAKGLSLSWEKPLIGVNHIDAHMYANFIDHKEVFPFVALIVSGGHTRLVHVPKPFEHNLLGKTRDDAAGEAFDKIGKMLELPYPGGPQVDKHSQTGDPTFVDFPRAMAKKGLDFSFSGLKTSVLYYLQDQDEEFIKVHLDDICASVSAAISDVLVIKLRRAIRKTGVKEVMVAGGVSANSMLRNKVLAMANKEKVNVMIPAMEYCTDNAAMIAKAGEMKARLGQFDGPELKPFASMK from the coding sequence ATGAATATTCTTGGAATTGAATCATCGTGTGACGAAACGGCGGCGGCTGTACTTTCTGATGGAAAGGTGCTGTCAAATGTAATTGCATCACAAACGGTACATGAGCAGTTTGGCGGCGTGGTGCCGGAGCTGGCTTCCCGTGCGCACAACAAAACCATCTGGGCAACGGTAGACCAGGCGATTGAGACGGCTGGAGTCACTATGCCCGATATCGACGCGATTGCGGTGGCGAAAGGCCCCGGCTTGATGGGATCTCTGCTGGTAGGGCTTGGTTTCGCGAAAGGATTGAGTCTGTCGTGGGAGAAACCGCTGATTGGTGTGAACCACATCGACGCGCATATGTACGCCAACTTTATCGATCATAAAGAAGTTTTCCCTTTTGTGGCTCTGATTGTCTCCGGCGGACACACTCGCCTGGTGCACGTCCCCAAACCGTTTGAACATAACCTGCTCGGTAAAACGAGGGATGATGCCGCAGGTGAGGCGTTTGACAAAATCGGCAAGATGCTTGAGCTTCCCTACCCAGGCGGACCACAGGTTGATAAACACTCCCAAACCGGCGATCCGACGTTTGTGGATTTCCCGCGTGCCATGGCCAAAAAAGGACTCGATTTCAGCTTTTCAGGATTGAAAACCAGCGTGCTTTACTATCTGCAGGATCAGGATGAAGAGTTCATAAAAGTACATCTGGATGATATCTGCGCAAGCGTATCCGCCGCCATTTCTGATGTGCTGGTGATCAAACTCCGCCGGGCCATTCGAAAAACCGGCGTAAAAGAGGTAATGGTTGCCGGGGGCGTATCCGCCAATTCGATGCTGCGCAACAAAGTGCTGGCGATGGCTAACAAAGAGAAAGTAAATGTGATGATTCCCGCAATGGAGTACTGCACCGACAACGCCGCAATGATCGCCAAAGCAGGTGAGATGAAAGCGCGGCTGGGTCAGTTTGACGGACCGGAACTCAAGCCGTTTGCGAGTATGAAATGA
- a CDS encoding type II toxin-antitoxin system VapC family toxin encodes MYIDTSCLAAYYLPEPGSNAVQKIMQKHDPIVISYLTEVELRSAINKKQRMGDLSKDDGNRTWRLFKKHRRTGLFEVAEMGPGVFKSAEWMLEHSTNALRALDAIHLGVVHHYGFDLYTFDQTLMETAKEFNIAVVSREISNNE; translated from the coding sequence ATGTACATTGATACAAGCTGCCTGGCGGCATACTACCTGCCTGAACCGGGAAGTAACGCTGTACAGAAAATAATGCAGAAACACGATCCGATAGTCATCAGTTATTTGACGGAAGTTGAACTGCGATCCGCTATTAATAAGAAACAGCGAATGGGTGACCTGTCAAAAGATGATGGAAACCGAACCTGGAGACTGTTTAAGAAACATCGAAGAACGGGTCTTTTTGAAGTCGCTGAGATGGGCCCCGGTGTTTTCAAATCAGCGGAATGGATGTTGGAACATTCAACCAACGCCCTGCGGGCCCTTGATGCGATACATCTCGGAGTTGTGCATCACTATGGATTTGATTTATATACTTTTGATCAAACGTTGATGGAAACAGCAAAGGAGTTTAATATCGCCGTGGTGAGCAGAGAAATATCGAATAATGAATAA
- a CDS encoding PHB depolymerase family esterase — translation MITSNLPLISIFSLTVLALMFPFQTAAQSDFKELFEEKEYHSDEGDKLPYRLLLPEQFEDGKNYPLVLFLHGMGERGSDNEAQLTWGVEAFAKEDFRQEHPAIVIAPQAPDDDYWANLDWRNEGSGLMEKPTKPLQMAYDLVQQIADEMPVDKNRIYITGLSMGGFGTWDLITRYPDTFAAAMPVCGGGDPSKAHLIKDLPIWTFHGAQDNVVPVELSRDMVQAIREAGGTPGYTEYPHVDHFSWIPAYEDRFALEWLFEQKKSEL, via the coding sequence ATGATCACATCAAATCTCCCTCTGATATCGATTTTTTCGCTTACGGTTTTAGCACTGATGTTCCCATTTCAAACGGCAGCCCAGTCCGATTTTAAAGAGCTGTTTGAAGAAAAAGAATATCATTCTGATGAAGGAGATAAACTGCCCTACAGGCTTCTGCTTCCGGAGCAGTTTGAGGATGGAAAAAACTACCCGCTCGTGCTTTTCCTGCACGGCATGGGAGAACGGGGCAGTGACAACGAAGCGCAGCTCACATGGGGCGTGGAGGCGTTTGCAAAAGAGGATTTCCGACAGGAACATCCCGCCATCGTCATTGCTCCCCAAGCTCCCGATGACGATTACTGGGCCAACCTTGACTGGAGGAATGAAGGATCAGGCCTGATGGAGAAACCCACAAAACCTCTTCAAATGGCCTACGATTTGGTTCAACAGATTGCAGATGAAATGCCGGTGGATAAAAACCGAATCTACATCACCGGACTATCCATGGGCGGATTTGGCACGTGGGATCTCATTACGCGTTACCCGGATACGTTTGCAGCCGCTATGCCGGTTTGTGGCGGCGGCGATCCATCCAAAGCGCACCTCATAAAAGATCTGCCGATCTGGACGTTTCATGGGGCACAGGATAATGTTGTGCCGGTAGAGCTTTCACGCGATATGGTTCAGGCGATTCGGGAAGCGGGCGGAACCCCGGGTTATACCGAGTACCCTCATGTCGATCATTTTTCATGGATACCCGCTTACGAAGACCGTTTTGCCCTCGAGTGGCTGTTTGAGCAAAAAAAGAGTGAATTATAG
- a CDS encoding aldehyde dehydrogenase family protein: protein MESMKDFLRTLGIEEKNEGTSTGQTFLEGSSENIVSYTPSDGSEIASVSVTTRKQYDEVVTKSEEAFKTWRMMPAPERGEIVRQIGLKLREYKEPLGKLVSYEMGKIYQEGLGEVQEMIDICDFAVGQSRMMYGKTMHSERPQHRMYEQWHPLGPVGVISAFNFPVAVYSWNAMIAAVCGDTVIWKGSEKTPLCGVAVQNITAEVLKENDLPEGIFSLITGAREVGEWLAEDERIPLISATGSIRMGKEVAKTVGARLGKTILELGGNNAIIISKDADLEMTIRAVVFGAVGTAGQRCTSTRRLIIHDSVYDELKERLTTIYENISIGDPLDSGTLVGPLIDKDAVNAMQEALRQVKDEGGSVVCGGDVLENLEGHYVKPAICEVENHYEIVQNETFAPILYMMKYSDLDEAISYHNGVRQGLSSSIFTLNMREAETFLSHRGSDCGIANVNIGTSGAEIGGAFGGEKETGGGRESGSDAWKAYMRRQTNTINWGDELPLAQGIEFDV from the coding sequence ATGGAAAGTATGAAAGATTTTTTGAGAACGCTTGGGATTGAAGAGAAAAACGAAGGAACCTCAACCGGACAAACATTTTTAGAAGGGAGTTCAGAGAATATTGTCAGCTATACGCCTTCTGACGGATCAGAAATTGCATCCGTTTCGGTAACTACACGAAAGCAGTATGATGAAGTGGTGACGAAGTCAGAAGAAGCGTTTAAAACCTGGCGCATGATGCCTGCGCCCGAACGAGGAGAGATCGTCAGACAGATTGGATTGAAGCTTCGCGAATATAAAGAGCCGCTGGGAAAACTGGTCTCTTATGAGATGGGTAAAATTTATCAGGAGGGACTTGGAGAGGTTCAGGAGATGATCGATATTTGCGATTTTGCCGTAGGCCAGTCGCGCATGATGTACGGAAAAACGATGCACTCTGAACGCCCTCAGCACCGGATGTACGAGCAGTGGCATCCGCTCGGGCCGGTGGGTGTGATCTCGGCTTTTAATTTTCCTGTTGCCGTCTACAGCTGGAACGCGATGATTGCCGCAGTTTGCGGGGATACGGTGATCTGGAAAGGATCGGAAAAAACACCGCTATGCGGAGTTGCGGTTCAGAATATTACCGCTGAAGTGCTGAAAGAGAACGATCTGCCCGAAGGTATTTTTAGTCTGATCACGGGAGCCCGTGAAGTTGGCGAGTGGCTGGCTGAAGATGAGCGTATTCCTCTAATCTCGGCCACGGGATCGATTCGTATGGGCAAAGAGGTTGCCAAAACAGTGGGCGCAAGACTGGGGAAAACTATCCTCGAACTGGGCGGCAACAACGCCATCATTATCAGCAAAGATGCCGACCTGGAGATGACGATCCGCGCCGTAGTCTTTGGAGCCGTGGGAACGGCTGGCCAGCGCTGCACCAGTACACGTCGGCTTATTATTCACGACTCTGTCTATGACGAGTTAAAAGAAAGGCTCACAACAATTTATGAGAATATTTCTATTGGTGATCCGCTCGATTCTGGCACTCTCGTAGGGCCGCTAATAGACAAAGATGCCGTTAATGCCATGCAAGAAGCATTAAGGCAAGTGAAGGATGAAGGCGGTTCGGTTGTCTGCGGTGGTGACGTGCTTGAAAACCTTGAAGGCCACTATGTTAAACCTGCTATCTGCGAGGTGGAAAATCACTATGAAATTGTGCAGAATGAAACATTCGCCCCGATTTTATACATGATGAAATACAGTGATCTGGATGAGGCAATCAGCTATCATAACGGCGTTCGGCAGGGGCTGAGTTCGTCGATATTTACACTGAATATGCGTGAAGCTGAGACGTTTCTGAGTCATCGCGGATCGGATTGCGGCATTGCCAATGTGAATATCGGAACCAGCGGTGCGGAGATCGGCGGTGCGTTTGGCGGTGAGAAGGAGACTGGCGGCGGACGCGAGTCAGGTTCCGATGCGTGGAAAGCGTATATGCGGCGGCAGACCAATACCATCAACTGGGGTGATGAACTTCCGCTTGCCCAGGGAATTGAGTTTGATGTGTAA
- a CDS encoding isoprenylcysteine carboxylmethyltransferase family protein — protein MRNLSLTIPPVVVLIVTALLMWGISLVSPGFFVEWQLRWSMAVAITLTGILISLTGIVQFRKAKTTIHPMTPAETSTVVTIGIYSYTRNPMYLGMFLMLIGWGFYLMNPFSILFSFAFVGYMNRYQIIPEEQILESKFGEEYTQYKQSVARWFV, from the coding sequence ATGAGAAATCTTTCACTTACCATCCCTCCCGTCGTTGTGCTGATCGTTACTGCACTGCTGATGTGGGGAATCAGCCTGGTCTCACCGGGTTTTTTCGTGGAGTGGCAGCTCCGCTGGAGTATGGCTGTAGCAATTACACTAACCGGAATTTTGATATCCCTAACCGGTATCGTTCAGTTTCGAAAAGCAAAAACAACGATTCACCCAATGACCCCGGCAGAGACATCAACTGTTGTAACTATTGGAATATACAGCTACACCCGCAACCCGATGTACCTGGGCATGTTTCTTATGCTGATCGGCTGGGGATTTTACCTGATGAACCCTTTCTCCATACTCTTCTCTTTTGCTTTTGTCGGGTATATGAACCGATATCAGATCATCCCGGAGGAACAGATCCTTGAATCAAAATTCGGTGAGGAGTACACGCAATATAAACAGTCCGTTGCAAGATGGTTTGTTTGA
- a CDS encoding CPBP family intramembrane glutamic endopeptidase, with translation MILNYSLKNIFKSLASQITKWKVHPGWYLLAIVLPFIEDIILLIFWLSGAPVIVVDRPLTDYLVRFSTTLFIAGSLEEFGWRGYLQPNLQKQYSALVSALFIGLIWAFWHFPVVFFGGASYEPQDFIGLIILLPLFSIVIAWLYNSTKKVLIIPMLFHASVNTPNPLKLSEIASDTQQMIFGLLVIGFWILFPIALVHFYGKDRLSKSNDISTSKKLSESK, from the coding sequence TTGATTCTGAACTACTCTTTAAAAAACATTTTCAAAAGCCTGGCCAGCCAGATTACGAAATGGAAAGTTCATCCCGGATGGTATTTGCTTGCCATTGTATTGCCGTTTATTGAGGATATAATTCTTTTGATATTCTGGCTTTCTGGAGCCCCGGTTATAGTAGTGGACAGACCCCTAACGGACTATTTAGTTCGTTTTTCAACAACTTTATTTATTGCCGGATCTCTTGAAGAATTTGGGTGGAGGGGCTACTTGCAGCCAAATCTTCAAAAACAATATTCAGCTCTTGTCAGCGCTCTGTTTATCGGTTTGATCTGGGCTTTTTGGCACTTCCCTGTTGTCTTTTTCGGAGGTGCGTCCTATGAGCCTCAGGATTTTATCGGCCTGATCATTTTGCTTCCGCTTTTTTCAATTGTTATAGCTTGGTTGTATAACTCTACAAAGAAAGTGCTGATAATCCCGATGCTTTTCCATGCATCCGTAAATACACCAAATCCATTAAAACTATCAGAGATTGCGAGCGATACTCAACAAATGATTTTCGGACTCCTCGTAATAGGTTTTTGGATTCTTTTCCCTATCGCATTAGTACATTTTTATGGGAAAGACAGATTATCTAAGTCCAATGACATTTCCACTTCTAAAAAGTTGAGTGAATCAAAATAG
- a CDS encoding PhoH family protein has protein sequence MPKTKKAKKIFVLDTSVLLYDSNAVKNFEKHDVAIPITVLEELDSFKKGNSVTNLHAREFIRYLDGISDSNMMKKWIPLNGKTHGNIRVVNDEDSKTDANRVFGSVKNDHRILNSALKLRESEKSKKVVLVSKDINLRLKARALSLDAEDYETIRIKDIDHLYRGKTDLEFNDNGLINELYKEGQLDPKKLEPSPPVSNHFYILKNHSSSALGYFNPGSEKVELVNRVNAYGISPRNAEQTFALHAIMNPEIQLVSITGSAGTGKTLLALAGALEQRSLYRQIFLARPIVPLSNRDIGYLPGDAQSKIDPYMQPLWDNLNIIKNQYKESSKAYQKLDEMVQTDKLSIVPLAYIRGRSLSNVIFIVDEAQNLTPHEIKTIITRAGENTKIIFTGDIFQIDTPYLDAQSNGLSYLVDRLNNNKIYAHINLEKGERSELANLASKFL, from the coding sequence ATGCCAAAGACTAAAAAAGCGAAAAAGATCTTCGTTCTCGATACCTCCGTTCTTCTCTACGACTCCAACGCCGTTAAAAATTTCGAAAAGCATGATGTAGCGATCCCTATAACGGTCCTGGAGGAGCTCGATTCTTTCAAAAAAGGAAACTCCGTCACCAATCTTCATGCCCGGGAATTTATCCGCTATCTGGATGGTATTTCCGACTCCAATATGATGAAGAAGTGGATTCCGCTGAATGGGAAAACCCATGGAAACATCCGCGTGGTGAATGATGAGGATAGCAAAACCGATGCAAACCGGGTATTCGGATCGGTTAAAAACGACCACCGGATTCTGAATTCAGCTCTTAAGCTCCGGGAGTCTGAAAAAAGCAAAAAAGTAGTTCTGGTATCGAAAGATATCAACCTGAGGCTAAAAGCGCGTGCACTGAGCCTGGATGCGGAAGATTACGAAACCATCCGAATTAAGGATATTGACCATCTCTACCGCGGAAAAACCGACCTTGAATTTAATGATAACGGTCTTATTAATGAACTCTACAAAGAGGGTCAGCTTGATCCCAAAAAGCTTGAACCCTCTCCCCCGGTAAGCAATCACTTTTATATTCTAAAAAACCACTCCAGTTCGGCACTTGGTTATTTCAACCCCGGATCTGAAAAGGTTGAGCTGGTGAACCGCGTAAATGCCTATGGAATATCACCGCGAAATGCGGAACAGACATTTGCACTGCATGCGATTATGAATCCGGAAATCCAACTCGTATCGATTACCGGCTCGGCGGGAACAGGAAAAACATTACTGGCCCTGGCAGGAGCTTTGGAGCAGCGTAGTCTCTATCGTCAGATCTTTCTGGCACGTCCCATTGTGCCGCTGAGTAATCGCGATATCGGGTATCTTCCCGGTGATGCGCAATCCAAAATCGATCCCTACATGCAGCCGCTTTGGGATAATCTGAACATCATCAAAAACCAGTACAAGGAGTCGAGCAAAGCTTACCAGAAACTGGATGAGATGGTTCAGACCGACAAGCTTTCAATTGTGCCTCTCGCCTACATTCGCGGAAGAAGTCTCAGCAACGTGATTTTCATTGTAGATGAAGCGCAAAATCTGACCCCGCACGAGATTAAAACGATCATCACGCGTGCCGGTGAGAATACGAAGATTATATTCACGGGTGATATCTTCCAGATCGATACACCCTACCTGGATGCCCAGAGCAATGGGCTCTCCTACCTGGTCGACCGGCTGAACAACAATAAGATTTACGCCCATATCAACCTCGAGAAAGGAGAACGATCGGAGCTGGCGAACCTGGCGAGTAAGTTTTTGTGA
- a CDS encoding RNA methyltransferase, translating into MKIKPASNNQLKLWRKLLKTKYRKNEGLFIAEGERCVEQIVQSGSIEVETVVVENGYTPGRDISESELPMAAADQDDFHSISDTETPQGILAICKIPEEASINSLQSKTGLIVAMDAVQDPGNVGTMIRTASWFNTSGILFGDGSADPFHPKVVRSTAGATGTLPYMKGNLHELFNQFEQNGWEIFLMDGAEDADEIHDVKPSDKTILVIGNEGNGITDTLFSPGRRKVRIPGNSHTVESLNAAIALGIGLYTFMS; encoded by the coding sequence ATGAAAATTAAACCGGCATCAAACAACCAGTTAAAACTCTGGAGAAAACTTTTAAAAACGAAATACCGGAAGAATGAAGGCCTGTTTATTGCTGAGGGGGAGCGGTGCGTGGAGCAGATTGTACAAAGCGGATCGATTGAAGTTGAAACCGTTGTCGTTGAAAATGGCTACACACCGGGACGTGATATTTCTGAAAGTGAACTTCCTATGGCTGCAGCCGACCAGGATGATTTTCACTCCATATCCGACACCGAAACTCCGCAAGGAATCCTGGCGATCTGCAAAATACCGGAAGAAGCTTCAATCAACTCACTTCAATCCAAAACCGGACTGATTGTCGCGATGGATGCCGTACAGGATCCCGGAAATGTGGGTACGATGATCCGCACTGCCTCCTGGTTCAATACTTCGGGAATTCTGTTTGGTGATGGTTCCGCCGATCCCTTTCATCCCAAAGTGGTACGAAGCACAGCCGGGGCAACGGGCACGCTGCCGTATATGAAAGGGAATCTCCATGAACTATTTAATCAATTTGAGCAGAACGGCTGGGAGATCTTTCTGATGGACGGAGCTGAAGATGCCGATGAAATTCATGATGTGAAGCCGTCAGATAAAACCATCCTGGTAATTGGCAACGAAGGAAACGGCATCACGGATACGCTCTTTTCGCCCGGCAGAAGAAAAGTTCGCATCCCCGGGAATAGTCATACGGTAGAGAGCCTGAATGCGGCGATTGCACTGGGAATTGGTTTGTATACATTTATGAGCTAA
- a CDS encoding type II toxin-antitoxin system Phd/YefM family antitoxin, which produces MKKVKVNEVREHLADYLSDAEKGEEIIITKHSRPIARLVPLKPSSTVFPDLSDHRKSVAIKNKSVSETIIDQRKEERY; this is translated from the coding sequence ATGAAAAAAGTAAAAGTCAATGAAGTACGAGAACATCTTGCGGATTACCTGTCGGATGCTGAGAAAGGGGAAGAGATTATCATCACAAAACACTCCCGTCCGATAGCACGATTGGTTCCCTTGAAGCCTTCTTCCACTGTTTTTCCGGATTTAAGCGACCATAGAAAGTCTGTAGCTATCAAAAATAAGTCTGTATCTGAAACGATCATTGATCAGAGAAAAGAAGAGCGATACTGA
- a CDS encoding PH domain-containing protein: MAWLDKIIEPGEEMIFRSKAHESIVWVPFGLMVILFLIGSYGILFWLSVIFSLLGVFNYFYYEYAVTNRRIITKYGFFYIRYRELSLQKVDNVICWQNIADRRLGTGLITLFGVGITQHKFRRMANAMDFKHAVYSQLSTEQENYFEK, translated from the coding sequence ATGGCATGGTTAGATAAAATTATTGAGCCGGGTGAAGAGATGATCTTCAGATCAAAAGCCCACGAGTCGATCGTTTGGGTTCCTTTTGGTTTGATGGTGATTCTCTTCCTTATCGGCAGTTATGGAATTCTGTTTTGGCTCTCTGTGATTTTCTCACTGCTTGGCGTGTTTAACTATTTCTATTACGAGTATGCTGTCACGAACAGACGGATCATTACGAAATATGGTTTCTTCTACATCCGCTACAGAGAGCTGAGCCTGCAAAAAGTGGACAATGTCATTTGCTGGCAAAACATCGCTGATCGCCGCCTGGGAACGGGACTTATCACGCTGTTTGGGGTGGGTATCACTCAGCATAAATTCCGACGCATGGCCAATGCCATGGATTTCAAACATGCGGTATACAGCCAGCTATCAACCGAGCAGGAGAATTATTTTGAGAAGTAA